One window of the Pedobacter ginsengisoli genome contains the following:
- a CDS encoding TonB-dependent receptor — MLYRKILLSILFVSLSSYVFAQNSSISGFVKDSTTTISGASVILKNTKTGITTDSKGYFELTGLAKGAYIIQVTYLGYIAELKRVTLKENEKLSINFSLKRDLRLLNDVAIDGKTKTREIKESGFSVNAIETKKFANTTADLNQILNRSTGVRIREQGGLGSDFKFSINGLSGKQVKFFIDGIPMDVMGSAMSLNNIPVNLAERLEVYKGVVPVQLGADAMGGAVNVITNQKVSNYLDLSHSYGSFSTNRSALTGQYVHEKTGIIVKGSGFLNSSVNNYKMKDVDVVVGGVREGNYISDVTDAEYVKADVRRFHDNYLSALGQVEVGITNKTWADVLFIGAGYNEGHQDLQTGFDQNTVYGKVRRTNYAKSGTLRYKKDNLFTEGLNFSAFAARSKDTYKTTDTLFRNYNWDGTWYDKGYTEMGNGIKTIANIVRPRTYAMGNLSYVINSKHSLNLNYTLDHLKNENFNQLQVDRDSLPGLINKQIIGFAFQQNLLENRLVNTFFGKYYHLGLARAKYINGAYALMDTTFGNFGYGVASRYKLTQGLGIKASYEHTYRLQEAEEMFGDGLNLQGNPDLKPERSDNINFGAYYGFKINKSSFFIEASGFYRNAKDFIFPVPDVRSKLLKNENQSSVRITGFESEVRYNYAQLLSLTLNLTYQNAINTTKLGQTESYYVEGTYKNKIPNQPWLFGNADFTIGKDNLLGKDTRLQFNWFTQYVNWFYLTWESKGNPNGKSDIPTQFIHNASLSYSFQKGRYNISAECRNLTDHLAYDNFKLQKPGRSFSVKLRYFIQ; from the coding sequence ATGCTATATCGTAAAATTCTACTTTCAATTCTCTTCGTCTCTCTATCTTCTTATGTGTTTGCACAAAATTCTTCAATCTCCGGATTTGTAAAGGATAGCACCACCACCATATCAGGAGCTTCAGTTATTTTAAAAAATACAAAAACAGGGATCACAACTGATTCGAAAGGGTATTTTGAACTAACTGGCCTTGCAAAAGGAGCTTACATCATTCAGGTAACTTACCTGGGTTACATTGCAGAACTGAAACGGGTGACGCTAAAGGAAAACGAAAAGCTTAGTATTAATTTTTCACTAAAAAGAGACCTTAGACTACTAAATGATGTGGCTATTGACGGGAAGACCAAAACACGTGAAATTAAAGAATCTGGATTTTCGGTAAATGCAATTGAGACAAAGAAGTTTGCAAATACTACTGCCGATTTGAATCAGATTCTGAACAGGAGTACAGGTGTTAGAATCAGGGAGCAAGGCGGATTAGGTTCCGATTTCAAATTCTCTATCAATGGATTATCAGGAAAGCAAGTAAAATTTTTTATTGATGGAATCCCAATGGATGTAATGGGAAGTGCGATGTCATTAAATAATATTCCTGTTAACCTTGCAGAACGCCTTGAAGTTTACAAAGGTGTTGTACCGGTTCAATTAGGAGCTGATGCAATGGGTGGCGCAGTAAATGTAATTACAAACCAGAAGGTAAGTAACTATCTTGATCTAAGCCATAGTTATGGATCATTTAGCACCAACCGATCAGCACTTACAGGTCAGTATGTTCATGAGAAAACAGGGATTATTGTAAAAGGAAGTGGCTTTTTAAACTCATCTGTAAACAACTACAAAATGAAAGATGTTGATGTTGTTGTTGGGGGTGTAAGAGAGGGCAATTACATTTCGGATGTTACCGATGCCGAGTATGTTAAGGCAGATGTAAGACGTTTTCATGATAATTATCTGTCGGCGCTAGGCCAGGTAGAGGTAGGCATTACCAATAAAACATGGGCAGATGTTCTCTTTATTGGAGCCGGATATAATGAAGGACATCAGGATCTGCAAACCGGCTTTGACCAGAACACAGTTTATGGAAAAGTTAGAAGAACCAACTATGCAAAAAGTGGTACGTTAAGATATAAAAAGGACAACTTATTTACCGAAGGTTTGAACTTTAGTGCTTTTGCGGCAAGATCCAAAGACACTTACAAAACAACAGACACTTTGTTCCGCAATTACAATTGGGATGGAACCTGGTATGATAAAGGTTATACGGAAATGGGCAACGGTATTAAGACCATTGCCAACATTGTACGACCGCGCACTTATGCAATGGGTAACTTAAGTTATGTGATTAACAGCAAACACTCATTAAATCTTAACTATACACTTGATCATTTAAAAAATGAGAATTTTAATCAGTTACAGGTAGATCGCGACAGCCTTCCGGGCCTAATAAATAAACAGATTATAGGTTTTGCTTTTCAGCAGAATCTGTTAGAAAACCGCTTGGTAAATACCTTTTTTGGCAAGTACTATCATCTTGGATTAGCAAGAGCTAAATATATTAACGGTGCTTATGCACTAATGGATACTACCTTTGGAAATTTTGGATATGGAGTAGCTTCAAGATATAAATTAACACAGGGCCTGGGTATAAAAGCATCTTATGAGCATACCTACAGGCTACAGGAAGCAGAAGAAATGTTTGGCGATGGATTAAACCTTCAGGGTAATCCGGATTTAAAACCTGAGCGTAGCGACAATATTAATTTTGGTGCGTATTACGGTTTTAAAATTAACAAGAGTTCCTTTTTTATTGAGGCTTCAGGGTTTTATCGCAATGCAAAAGATTTCATTTTCCCGGTGCCTGACGTACGCTCTAAACTGCTAAAAAATGAAAACCAATCAAGCGTTCGTATTACAGGTTTTGAATCTGAAGTAAGATATAATTACGCCCAGCTTCTTTCCCTCACATTAAACCTTACTTATCAAAACGCAATAAATACAACAAAATTAGGTCAGACAGAGTCTTACTATGTTGAAGGAACCTATAAAAATAAAATCCCTAATCAACCCTGGTTGTTCGGAAATGCTGACTTTACAATTGGTAAGGACAATTTACTTGGAAAAGATACCCGCTTGCAATTTAACTGGTTTACACAATATGTAAACTGGTTCTATCTGACCTGGGAAAGCAAGGGAAATCCAAATGGAAAATCAGATATTCCGACACAATTTATCCATAATGCCTCTCTAAGCTATTCATTTCAAAAAGGCAGGTATAACATTTCTGCAGAATGCAGAAACCTAACAGATCACCTTGCATACGACAACTTTAAACTGCAAAAACCTGGTAGATCATTCTCAGTTAAACTCAGATATTTCATTCAATAA